One genomic window of Roseobacter ponti includes the following:
- the dddP gene encoding dimethylsulfonioproprionate lyase DddP, which translates to MNTHFSQTRKIDPSRGVTLGDGSPNDMDRVEIGPTQLAFREWEAAGLDLPDLDAMRAYRHRRLTDHIVARGYAGLLMTDPLNIRYATDSTNMQLWNTHNPFRAVLLCADGYMVMWDYKNSPFLSEFNPLVREQRSGADLFYFDRGDKVGAAAEVLANEIRVLLAEHAPGLKRLAGDKIMLHGLRALEAQGFEVMDGEEVTEKARSVKGPDEIKAMRCSSHACETAVRIMEDFARANVGDGVTCENDIWAVLHAENVRRGGEWIETRLLTSGPRTNPWFQECGPRVCQANEIISFDTDLVGAYGICTDISRSWWIGPDKPRPDMVYAMQHGVEHIMTNMQMLRPGVMIPELSAGTHVLDPGFQKLKYGCLMHGVGLCDEWPLVAYPDHAVEGAYDYPLEPGMCLCVEALVSPEGGDFSIKLEDQVLITEDGFENLTVYPFDDALMGRL; encoded by the coding sequence ATGAATACGCATTTCAGCCAGACCCGTAAAATCGACCCCTCGCGCGGGGTGACGCTTGGCGATGGCAGCCCTAACGATATGGACCGGGTCGAGATCGGCCCGACGCAGCTTGCCTTCCGCGAATGGGAGGCCGCGGGGCTGGACCTCCCCGATCTCGACGCCATGCGCGCATACCGGCACCGGCGGCTTACCGATCACATCGTGGCGCGTGGCTATGCCGGGTTGCTGATGACTGATCCGCTGAACATCCGCTATGCCACCGACAGCACCAATATGCAGCTCTGGAACACCCATAACCCGTTCCGCGCCGTGCTGCTCTGTGCGGATGGTTATATGGTGATGTGGGATTATAAGAACTCGCCGTTTCTCAGTGAATTCAACCCTCTGGTGCGCGAGCAACGCTCCGGCGCGGATCTGTTTTACTTTGACCGGGGCGACAAGGTGGGCGCCGCCGCCGAAGTGCTGGCCAATGAGATCCGGGTACTGCTTGCCGAACACGCGCCGGGCCTCAAACGCCTTGCCGGCGACAAGATCATGCTGCACGGGTTGCGCGCGCTGGAAGCGCAGGGGTTTGAGGTGATGGACGGCGAAGAGGTCACCGAAAAGGCCCGCTCGGTCAAAGGACCCGATGAGATCAAAGCCATGCGCTGCTCAAGCCACGCCTGCGAGACAGCGGTGCGGATCATGGAGGATTTCGCGCGGGCCAACGTCGGCGACGGTGTGACCTGCGAAAACGATATCTGGGCCGTGCTGCACGCCGAGAACGTGCGCAGGGGCGGTGAATGGATCGAAACGCGGCTGCTCACATCCGGCCCGCGCACCAACCCGTGGTTTCAGGAATGTGGCCCGCGGGTCTGTCAGGCCAATGAGATCATCTCTTTTGACACCGATCTCGTGGGCGCTTACGGCATCTGCACCGATATCTCGCGCAGCTGGTGGATCGGGCCAGACAAGCCCCGCCCCGATATGGTCTATGCCATGCAGCACGGGGTCGAGCATATCATGACCAATATGCAGATGCTCAGACCCGGCGTGATGATCCCGGAGCTTTCTGCAGGCACCCATGTGCTGGATCCCGGGTTTCAGAAGCTGAAATACGGCTGTCTGATGCACGGCGTCGGGCTTTGTGATGAATGGCCTCTGGTCGCCTATCCCGATCATGCGGTTGAGGGTGCTTATGACTATCCGCTGGAGCCTGGCATGTGCCTGTGTGTCGAAGCGCTGGTGAGCCCCGAGGGCGGCGATTTCTCCATCAAGCTTGAGGATCAGGTGCTGATCACCGAGGACGGCTTTGAGAACCTGACGGTTTATCCCTTTGATGACGCGCTGATGGGTCGCCTCTGA
- a CDS encoding heme-dependent oxidative N-demethylase family protein — MTVVLHNDLPPEMSPDRALPGVQPLAADDWLRVSDAYGGQMAERRARLASARDAVLFESAGSQDASAEVLEAALPLLPGLGFAVNGPLVTCPDGFKTDTRSDTPLAVLGQILQEDICILEKPGSEHMLTAAVLCFPAGWTLSEKAGRPLTDIHTPVKSYDAAIATRVQRLFDGVQAGRPLWRNNWLNYDDATLYQPHSVHDPRRESGDPAAAPYIRTERQCILRLPRTRAVVFTIHTYVVPC, encoded by the coding sequence ATGACTGTTGTTCTGCATAATGATCTGCCGCCTGAGATGAGCCCGGACCGTGCGCTGCCCGGGGTACAGCCGCTGGCCGCTGACGACTGGCTGCGGGTCAGCGATGCTTACGGCGGTCAGATGGCCGAACGCCGGGCCCGTCTGGCTTCCGCGCGTGATGCTGTGCTCTTTGAAAGCGCGGGCAGTCAGGATGCATCGGCCGAAGTGCTGGAGGCAGCACTGCCCCTGCTCCCGGGTCTGGGGTTCGCTGTCAATGGCCCGCTTGTGACCTGTCCGGACGGATTTAAGACCGACACCCGGTCCGACACGCCGCTGGCTGTGCTGGGGCAGATCCTGCAGGAAGACATCTGCATCCTTGAAAAGCCCGGCTCTGAGCATATGCTGACGGCCGCCGTGCTCTGCTTTCCCGCCGGCTGGACGCTGAGCGAAAAGGCCGGGCGTCCGCTGACGGATATTCACACCCCGGTGAAAAGCTATGACGCGGCAATAGCGACGCGGGTCCAGCGGCTTTTTGACGGGGTGCAGGCGGGGCGTCCGCTCTGGCGCAACAACTGGCTGAACTACGACGATGCAACGCTTTATCAGCCGCATTCCGTGCATGACCCGCGACGTGAAAGCGGTGATCCGGCAGCAGCACCCTACATCCGGACTGAACGCCAGTGTATTCTGCGACTGCCGCGCACCCGCGCCGTTGTCTTTACGATCCACACTTATGTGGTGCCTTGCTGA
- the purB gene encoding adenylosuccinate lyase produces MIPRYSRPDMVAIWSPETKFRIWYEIEAHACDAMADLGVIPRENADAVWKAKDVEFDVARIDEIEAVTKHDVIAFLTHLAEHVGSDQARFVHQGMTSSDVLDTCFNVQLVRASDILIDDVKALLAALKRRAFEYKDTVRIGRSHGIHAEPTTMGLTFARFYAEMDRNLNRLEKARYEIATGAISGAVGTFANIDPRVEEHVCEKLGLAPEPISTQVIPRDRHAAFFAALGVVGSSIENIATEIRHMQRTEVLEAEEFFSAGQKGSSAMPHKRNPVLTENLTGLARLVRMAVVPAMENVALWHERDISHSSVERNIGPDTTITLDFALARLTQVIDKLVIYPDNMLANMNKFRGLVMSQRVLLALTQAGVSREDAYKLVQRNAMKVWEEGRDFKTELLADADVTAALSPAEIEEKFDLGYHTKHVDTIFARVFKEEA; encoded by the coding sequence ATGATTCCCCGCTATTCCCGCCCCGACATGGTTGCCATCTGGAGCCCTGAAACAAAGTTCCGCATCTGGTACGAGATTGAGGCGCACGCCTGTGACGCGATGGCCGATCTGGGCGTGATCCCGCGCGAAAACGCAGACGCTGTGTGGAAGGCGAAAGATGTAGAGTTCGATGTGGCGCGTATCGACGAGATCGAGGCGGTCACGAAACACGATGTGATCGCCTTTCTGACGCATCTGGCCGAGCATGTGGGCAGCGATCAGGCACGCTTCGTGCATCAGGGGATGACGTCGTCCGATGTGCTCGACACGTGTTTCAACGTTCAGCTTGTGCGCGCCTCCGACATCCTGATCGATGATGTAAAGGCGCTGCTGGCGGCGCTGAAGCGCCGCGCGTTTGAGTACAAAGATACCGTGCGTATCGGGCGCAGCCATGGCATCCATGCGGAGCCCACCACTATGGGCCTGACCTTTGCACGGTTTTACGCGGAGATGGACCGCAACCTGAACCGGTTGGAAAAGGCGCGCTATGAAATCGCCACCGGAGCGATTTCCGGGGCTGTGGGGACCTTCGCCAACATCGATCCGCGCGTCGAAGAGCACGTGTGTGAAAAGCTGGGTCTCGCGCCCGAACCGATCAGCACTCAGGTCATCCCCCGCGACCGGCATGCGGCGTTTTTCGCGGCCCTCGGCGTGGTTGGCAGCTCAATCGAGAACATTGCGACCGAGATTCGCCATATGCAGCGCACCGAAGTGCTGGAAGCGGAAGAGTTTTTCTCTGCCGGCCAGAAAGGCTCTTCTGCCATGCCGCACAAGCGCAACCCGGTGCTTACCGAAAACCTCACCGGGCTGGCGCGGCTGGTGCGGATGGCAGTGGTGCCTGCGATGGAGAATGTGGCCCTCTGGCATGAACGCGACATCTCGCACAGCTCGGTGGAGCGCAATATCGGGCCCGACACAACGATTACGCTCGATTTTGCGCTGGCGCGGCTGACGCAGGTGATCGACAAGCTGGTGATCTATCCCGACAACATGCTGGCCAATATGAATAAGTTCCGCGGTCTCGTGATGAGCCAGCGGGTGCTGCTGGCGCTGACACAGGCCGGTGTGAGCCGCGAGGACGCCTATAAACTGGTGCAGCGCAATGCCATGAAGGTCTGGGAAGAAGGCAGGGATTTCAAAACCGAACTCCTTGCGGATGCGGATGTGACCGCAGCCCTCAGCCCTGCGGAGATCGAAGAGAAATTCGATCTGGGGTATCACACCAAACATGTCGATACGATCTTTGCGCGGGTGTTCAAAGAAGAGGCATAA
- a CDS encoding NYN domain-containing protein — translation MLVFLFTLSSVFLVAALTIPVFADLLLIAAPCALASLLLLISQIDRYVNRPIGEKLVVIDGSNVMHWKDGKPRIETVRDVIDALHSKGYQPGVIFDANAGHVLTGRYRHDAWFSKKLDVPRDRVRVVGKGTQADPEILITARAYEARVVTNDRYRDWAKDHPEIRKPGYLVRGGYKSGEVWLSLPGLEPEEVAPPDAKRQPV, via the coding sequence ATGCTTGTCTTTCTGTTCACATTGTCATCCGTGTTTCTCGTCGCGGCGCTGACGATCCCGGTTTTTGCAGATCTTCTGCTGATTGCGGCGCCCTGTGCGCTGGCAAGCCTGCTGCTACTGATCTCGCAGATCGATCGGTATGTGAACAGACCGATCGGCGAAAAGCTGGTTGTGATCGACGGCTCCAATGTCATGCACTGGAAAGACGGCAAACCGCGCATCGAGACCGTGCGCGACGTGATCGATGCCCTGCACAGCAAAGGCTATCAGCCCGGTGTGATTTTTGATGCTAACGCGGGCCATGTGCTGACCGGCCGCTACCGACATGACGCCTGGTTCAGCAAAAAACTCGACGTCCCGCGCGACCGCGTGCGCGTGGTCGGCAAGGGCACGCAGGCAGATCCCGAAATACTGATTACCGCGCGGGCCTATGAGGCGCGCGTCGTGACCAATGACCGCTATCGCGACTGGGCAAAAGATCACCCCGAGATCCGAAAGCCCGGATACCTGGTACGTGGCGGGTATAAATCCGGCGAGGTCTGGCTGAGCCTGCCAGGGCTTGAGCCTGAGGAAGTGGCGCCTCCCGATGCAAAACGTCAGCCCGTCTGA
- a CDS encoding P-II family nitrogen regulator translates to MKKIEAVIKPFKLDEVKEALQEVGIQGLSVIEVKGFGRQKGHTELYRGAEYVVDFLPKVKIEIVLDDDMVDSAIEAIVAAAKTEKIGDGKIFVTPVEQTIRIRTGETGSDAL, encoded by the coding sequence ATGAAGAAGATAGAAGCGGTTATCAAACCGTTCAAACTCGACGAAGTAAAGGAAGCTCTGCAGGAAGTGGGCATCCAGGGCCTTTCCGTTATAGAAGTCAAAGGGTTCGGCCGCCAGAAAGGCCATACCGAGCTTTACCGCGGGGCCGAGTACGTTGTTGATTTCCTGCCGAAGGTAAAGATCGAGATCGTGCTTGATGATGACATGGTCGACAGCGCCATTGAGGCCATTGTGGCCGCTGCCAAAACTGAAAAAATCGGCGATGGCAAAATTTTTGTGACACCGGTCGAGCAGACAATCCGCATCCGCACGGGCGAAACCGGCTCCGACGCGCTCTGA
- a CDS encoding NAD(P)H-hydrate dehydratase → MTELLTARQMRDLEQAAIAAGTVTGAGMMEKAGQGVVSEILKRWPELRIKPHRALVLCGPGNNGGDGFVIARLLIRAGWSADVFLSGDPEKLPPDARTNYDRLTTLTDVHAWDAETIRDGARPDVIIDAVFGAGLTRPLPRDIAQVLGARGCRRWKRSYEITRVAVDCPSGLNLDNGMLPFDGDPADEDFNPWPDFVNSADLTVTFHSPKAGHYLGMGPLICGRIAVVDIGLSGEAIERSMAGQPPDPERARLAEPRFAGRPVRRWPGMVLSKNSYAGHKYHHGHVIAFAGGVGRGGAGRLAARAALRIGAGLVTLVCPRAAVMENAMHLNSVMLRGLDDPKDLARVADERVTAFCVGPGLGTGARTRDLVAQVLARAESERDWRRPAVVLDADALTSFADDPGALFAMTHARTVLTPHEGEFGRLFPDLAQSARADASKIEVARLAAARAGCVVLLKGPDTVIAAPDGGATVHAATYNRQAPWLATAGAGDVLAGMIAGIAASPTAPDLIVCAEAATWLHTEAARAFGPGLIAEDLSEMLPQVLRAAQDQPE, encoded by the coding sequence ATGACTGAACTGCTGACGGCGCGACAGATGCGTGATCTGGAACAGGCGGCCATTGCTGCCGGCACCGTAACGGGCGCCGGGATGATGGAGAAAGCCGGGCAGGGGGTTGTGTCGGAGATTCTGAAGCGCTGGCCGGAACTGCGGATAAAACCGCACCGGGCGCTGGTGCTCTGCGGGCCCGGAAATAACGGTGGAGACGGGTTCGTCATCGCGCGGCTTCTGATCAGAGCCGGCTGGAGTGCGGATGTTTTCCTTTCCGGAGATCCGGAAAAGCTGCCGCCCGACGCCCGAACTAATTATGACCGGCTGACCACCCTGACGGATGTGCATGCCTGGGACGCTGAAACGATCCGCGACGGCGCACGGCCGGATGTGATCATTGATGCCGTTTTCGGCGCCGGACTGACGCGACCGCTGCCGCGGGACATCGCGCAGGTGCTCGGGGCCCGCGGGTGCCGCCGGTGGAAACGCAGCTATGAGATCACGCGTGTCGCGGTGGACTGTCCGTCCGGCCTGAACCTCGACAATGGTATGCTGCCCTTTGACGGGGATCCAGCCGACGAGGACTTCAATCCCTGGCCGGATTTCGTGAACAGTGCGGACCTGACGGTGACATTTCACAGCCCGAAGGCCGGGCACTACCTTGGCATGGGGCCGCTGATCTGCGGCCGGATTGCTGTGGTGGATATCGGGCTCAGCGGCGAGGCAATCGAGCGCTCGATGGCCGGACAGCCGCCGGATCCGGAACGCGCGCGTCTGGCAGAACCACGTTTTGCAGGCCGGCCGGTGCGCCGATGGCCGGGCATGGTTCTGTCTAAAAACAGCTATGCCGGTCACAAATATCACCACGGCCATGTTATCGCCTTTGCCGGCGGCGTCGGGCGCGGCGGGGCCGGACGCCTTGCGGCCCGGGCGGCGTTACGCATCGGGGCAGGGCTGGTGACGCTGGTCTGTCCCAGGGCCGCCGTGATGGAAAACGCGATGCACCTCAATTCGGTGATGTTGCGCGGACTGGACGATCCGAAGGACCTTGCGCGGGTCGCCGACGAACGGGTCACGGCCTTTTGTGTCGGACCGGGGCTCGGCACCGGGGCGCGCACCCGGGACCTGGTGGCGCAGGTGCTGGCGCGTGCAGAAAGTGAGCGGGACTGGCGCCGGCCTGCCGTTGTGCTGGACGCCGATGCCCTCACAAGCTTTGCTGATGATCCCGGCGCGCTCTTTGCCATGACCCATGCGCGCACTGTTCTGACGCCGCATGAAGGCGAATTCGGGCGCCTTTTTCCCGATCTGGCACAGAGTGCGCGCGCAGATGCCTCAAAGATTGAGGTGGCGCGCCTTGCGGCGGCGCGGGCCGGGTGCGTCGTGCTGCTGAAAGGGCCCGATACGGTGATTGCTGCACCGGACGGCGGCGCCACGGTACATGCCGCAACCTACAACCGCCAGGCGCCCTGGCTGGCAACAGCGGGCGCGGGAGACGTGCTTGCCGGTATGATTGCCGGGATCGCAGCTTCGCCGACCGCGCCGGATCTGATTGTCTGTGCGGAGGCTGCAACCTGGCTGCACACCGAGGCCGCGCGCGCCTTTGGCCCCGGGCTCATCGCCGAGGATCTAAGTGAAATGCTGCCGCAGGTGTTGCGCGCTGCGCAGGATCAGCCGGAATAG
- a CDS encoding DUF6314 family protein: MTPDPRVLADFAGDWRLCKNVVQADGTRGRFEGTASWHPAGTGAEYTEAGRMTLGDAPPFHATRRYRWSQGLEVSFEDGRFFHQVPALGGATTHWCDPDRYDVVYDFSAWPEFNVSWRVKGPRKDYTLQCQYRRP; this comes from the coding sequence ATGACACCTGACCCCCGCGTGCTGGCGGATTTCGCAGGCGACTGGCGGCTGTGTAAAAACGTGGTGCAGGCAGATGGCACGCGGGGCCGTTTTGAAGGCACCGCATCCTGGCATCCGGCGGGCACGGGTGCTGAGTATACCGAAGCAGGCCGGATGACGCTGGGTGACGCGCCGCCCTTTCACGCGACGCGGCGGTACAGGTGGTCTCAGGGGCTTGAGGTTTCTTTTGAAGACGGCCGGTTTTTCCACCAGGTTCCGGCCCTCGGCGGGGCGACGACACACTGGTGTGATCCGGATCGCTATGACGTGGTCTATGACTTTTCGGCCTGGCCTGAATTTAATGTGTCCTGGCGGGTGAAGGGGCCGCGCAAGGATTACACCCTGCAGTGCCAATACAGACGGCCCTGA
- a CDS encoding biotin transporter BioY produces MQLTASHSVLAEITGPQTGAARRVKQAVLVITGIALLAVAANIKVPVPGSPVAMNMGTFAVLTIGAAYGARLGLTTIMGYMIIGALGFDIFQSSTAELNGLAYMTGSTGGYLLGYVIATVALGALASRGWDRSVVWMALAMLIGNVLLYVPGLLWLGQLYGWDQPILQWGLTPFLLGDALKLVLAAVLLPAVWKLVGDARG; encoded by the coding sequence ATGCAACTGACCGCTTCTCACTCCGTACTGGCAGAGATAACCGGGCCGCAGACCGGTGCGGCCCGCCGTGTCAAACAGGCCGTTCTGGTCATCACAGGGATCGCGCTTCTGGCGGTGGCTGCCAACATCAAGGTGCCGGTGCCGGGCTCGCCTGTCGCGATGAACATGGGCACTTTTGCTGTGCTGACCATCGGGGCCGCCTATGGCGCGCGGCTCGGGCTGACCACGATTATGGGGTATATGATCATCGGAGCGCTCGGGTTTGATATCTTCCAGAGCTCGACGGCTGAGCTCAACGGTCTGGCGTATATGACGGGCAGCACAGGCGGCTATCTGCTGGGCTATGTGATCGCAACGGTGGCCCTCGGGGCACTGGCATCACGCGGCTGGGACCGGTCGGTGGTCTGGATGGCGCTGGCAATGCTGATCGGCAACGTGCTGCTTTATGTGCCAGGGCTGTTGTGGCTTGGCCAGCTTTACGGCTGGGACCAGCCGATCCTCCAGTGGGGTCTGACACCCTTCCTGCTCGGCGATGCGCTGAAGCTGGTACTGGCGGCGGTGCTGCTGCCGGCAGTCTGGAAACTGGTGGGCGACGCACGCGGCTGA
- a CDS encoding bifunctional alpha/beta hydrolase/OsmC family protein: MPTERITFPGHDGTELAARLDLPDGPHLATALFAHCFTCGKDIPAARRIAARLAGAGIAVLRFDFTGLGHSGGEFSNTSFTSNVDDLIAAQEYLNGRDMAPSLIIGHSLGGAAVIRAAGSMPQIRAVATIGAPFDPGHVTDNFSDALDEIHAQGSAEVSLGGRPFRIGKGFVEDVSEAALDDALAGLRAALLVMHAPRDEIVSIDNASRIFLGAKHPKSFVALDTADHLVSGAADAEYVADVIATWSARYLDLRRPAPPPGAPEGVVRVSEADPDGFLTDIVSGEGHHLLADEPLAYGGTNRGLSPYGLLSAGLGACTTMTLRMYARQKGWPVRHVSVDVSHNKVHAQDAKTSVGDKIDTWRRRITVTGDLTADQRARLLEIADKCPVHRTLERSSTVITELAD; the protein is encoded by the coding sequence ATGCCGACAGAGCGCATCACCTTTCCCGGACACGATGGCACCGAGCTTGCCGCACGGCTTGATCTGCCCGACGGTCCGCATCTGGCGACTGCGCTCTTTGCGCATTGTTTTACCTGCGGCAAAGACATTCCCGCCGCCCGCCGCATTGCGGCGCGTCTGGCGGGCGCCGGCATTGCTGTACTGCGCTTTGATTTTACCGGTCTGGGCCATTCGGGCGGCGAGTTTTCCAATACGTCTTTCACGTCGAATGTCGACGATCTCATTGCTGCTCAAGAATACCTCAATGGCCGTGACATGGCCCCTTCGCTGATCATCGGTCATTCACTGGGCGGCGCCGCGGTTATCCGTGCCGCAGGCAGCATGCCGCAGATCAGGGCGGTGGCGACGATCGGCGCGCCTTTTGATCCCGGGCATGTCACCGATAATTTCAGCGACGCCCTGGATGAAATTCACGCGCAGGGCAGCGCCGAGGTGAGCCTTGGCGGGCGCCCCTTCCGCATCGGCAAAGGCTTTGTCGAGGATGTGTCAGAGGCGGCGCTGGACGACGCACTCGCAGGTCTCAGGGCCGCTCTGCTTGTGATGCACGCGCCGCGGGACGAGATTGTCAGCATCGACAACGCCAGCCGCATTTTCCTCGGCGCAAAACACCCCAAGAGCTTTGTCGCACTCGATACGGCCGACCACCTGGTGTCGGGCGCGGCAGACGCGGAATACGTGGCCGATGTGATCGCCACATGGTCTGCGCGCTATCTCGATCTCAGACGTCCTGCACCGCCGCCCGGCGCTCCTGAAGGCGTGGTGCGGGTGTCGGAGGCGGATCCTGACGGGTTTCTCACCGACATTGTCTCCGGCGAAGGGCATCACCTGCTTGCCGATGAACCGCTGGCCTATGGCGGTACCAACAGGGGGCTGTCGCCCTACGGTCTGCTCTCAGCGGGTCTGGGGGCCTGCACCACTATGACCCTGCGCATGTATGCCCGCCAGAAAGGCTGGCCCGTCCGCCATGTGTCAGTTGATGTCTCGCACAACAAGGTGCACGCGCAGGATGCGAAAACCTCCGTCGGCGACAAGATCGACACCTGGCGCCGGCGTATTACGGTGACCGGAGATCTGACCGCGGATCAGCGCGCGCGGTTGCTCGAAATTGCCGATAAATGCCCGGTGCACCGGACCCTTGAGCGCAGCTCGACCGTAATCACCGAGCTTGCGGACTGA
- a CDS encoding Hint domain-containing protein yields MAPEGLTHGTAVLTLHGQIPVQHLRCGDQVITRRRGSAVVQSIEVISIVARVVYVIAGSLGHTCRNRDTLLSAGQPVLLRDWRAKAFGGAGEALVRAGDLADGEFVRDLGQLPVTLYRIRCGEPAVIYAGGMELGTADCLRAPRHRYSG; encoded by the coding sequence ATGGCCCCCGAAGGCCTTACGCATGGCACTGCTGTTCTGACCCTGCACGGGCAGATCCCGGTGCAGCATCTTCGGTGTGGCGATCAGGTCATCACCCGCCGGAGGGGGAGTGCTGTCGTGCAGAGCATTGAGGTCATCAGTATCGTGGCCCGCGTCGTCTATGTCATCGCGGGTTCGCTCGGACATACCTGCCGGAACAGAGACACGCTGCTGAGCGCGGGACAGCCTGTGCTGCTGCGCGACTGGCGCGCGAAGGCATTTGGCGGGGCCGGAGAAGCGCTGGTGCGCGCAGGCGATCTTGCCGATGGTGAATTTGTGCGTGATCTTGGTCAGCTTCCGGTCACGCTCTACCGGATCCGTTGCGGTGAACCGGCAGTGATATACGCAGGTGGCATGGAACTGGGGACAGCGGACTGCTTACGCGCACCGCGGCACCGCTATTCCGGCTGA
- a CDS encoding YigZ family protein — protein sequence MLVLENIISDRGSKYAVSGAPCPDEETARALIRTLCQRKKFAKATHNTWALITSAGPVKNDDGEAGAGMVILRMLEREGLHNHLIVVTRWFGGKHLGGDRFRHVQEAVRIYLAHL from the coding sequence GTGCTTGTTCTCGAAAATATCATCAGCGACCGCGGCTCGAAATACGCGGTTTCAGGCGCACCCTGCCCGGATGAGGAAACCGCCAGAGCGCTGATCCGCACGCTGTGCCAACGCAAAAAGTTCGCGAAAGCAACGCATAACACCTGGGCGCTGATCACCAGCGCAGGACCTGTGAAAAACGACGATGGCGAGGCCGGCGCCGGCATGGTCATCCTGCGCATGCTTGAGCGTGAGGGGCTGCACAACCACCTGATCGTCGTCACGCGCTGGTTTGGCGGTAAACATCTGGGCGGCGACAGATTCCGGCACGTGCAGGAGGCGGTACGCATCTATCTTGCGCATCTGTAA
- the glnA gene encoding type I glutamate--ammonia ligase: protein MSKELLKMIADEDVAYVDIRFTDPRGKLQHVTVMADQVDEDFLEEGFMFDGSSIEGWKSIEASDMKLMPDTESAYIDPFYAEKTVCLHCSVVEPDTGEAYDRDPRGTAQKAEEYLKSTGVGDVAYMGPEAEFFLFDNVRFSTTMNKVSYEVDAVDASWNTDAEFEMGNMGHRPGIKGGYFPVNPTDESQDLRSEMLSTMKRLGMKVDKHHHEVASCQHELGLVFDSLTKQADELQKYKYVIHNVAHAYGKSATFMPKPIAGDNGTGMHVNMSIWKDGKPVFAGDKYADLSQEALYFIGGILKHAKALNAFTNPGTNSYKRLIPGFEAPVLRAYSARNRSGCVRIPWTESPKAKRVEARFPDPSANPYLCFAALLMAGLDGIMSKIDPGEAMDKNLYDLPAEELAGIPTVCGSLREAMEELKADMGFLLKGDVFTEDQIEGYIDLKMEEIERYEHTPHPVEFAMYYSC from the coding sequence ATGAGCAAAGAACTACTCAAGATGATCGCCGATGAAGACGTGGCATACGTCGACATCCGCTTTACCGATCCGCGCGGCAAGCTGCAGCACGTCACCGTGATGGCTGATCAGGTCGATGAGGACTTCCTTGAGGAGGGATTCATGTTTGACGGCTCTTCCATCGAAGGCTGGAAGTCGATTGAAGCCTCCGACATGAAGCTGATGCCCGACACAGAGAGCGCCTATATCGATCCTTTCTATGCTGAAAAGACAGTCTGCCTGCACTGCTCGGTTGTTGAGCCGGACACTGGTGAGGCCTATGACCGCGACCCGCGCGGCACTGCACAGAAGGCAGAAGAGTATCTGAAATCCACAGGCGTCGGCGATGTCGCCTATATGGGTCCGGAAGCGGAATTCTTCCTCTTTGACAACGTGCGCTTCTCCACCACGATGAACAAAGTGTCTTACGAAGTGGACGCGGTAGACGCCTCCTGGAACACGGACGCTGAGTTTGAGATGGGCAACATGGGTCACCGTCCGGGCATCAAGGGTGGTTACTTCCCGGTAAACCCGACGGACGAGTCCCAGGACCTGCGGTCTGAGATGCTTTCCACAATGAAGCGTCTGGGCATGAAAGTGGACAAACACCACCACGAGGTGGCCTCGTGCCAGCACGAGCTTGGTCTCGTCTTTGACAGCCTGACCAAACAGGCCGATGAGCTGCAGAAGTACAAATATGTGATCCACAATGTGGCGCATGCCTACGGCAAGTCCGCGACCTTCATGCCCAAGCCTATCGCCGGCGACAACGGCACCGGCATGCACGTGAACATGTCCATCTGGAAAGACGGCAAGCCGGTTTTCGCAGGCGACAAATACGCCGATCTGAGCCAGGAAGCGCTCTATTTCATCGGTGGTATTCTCAAGCACGCAAAAGCGCTGAATGCTTTCACCAACCCCGGCACTAACAGCTACAAGCGTCTGATCCCCGGATTTGAAGCGCCTGTGCTGCGCGCCTATTCCGCCCGTAACCGCTCAGGCTGTGTGCGGATCCCGTGGACGGAAAGCCCCAAAGCCAAGCGCGTTGAGGCCCGTTTCCCCGATCCGAGTGCAAACCCCTATCTGTGCTTTGCAGCCCTGCTGATGGCCGGTCTTGACGGCATCATGTCCAAGATCGATCCCGGCGAGGCGATGGACAAGAACCTCTATGATCTTCCCGCCGAAGAGCTGGCCGGCATTCCGACCGTCTGCGGCTCCCTGCGTGAAGCGATGGAAGAGCTCAAAGCCGACATGGGCTTCCTGCTCAAAGGCGATGTCTTCACCGAAGATCAGATCGAGGGCTATATCGATCTGAAAATGGAAGAGATCGAGCGTTACGAACACACACCGCATCCGGTTGAGTTCGCAATGTACTACAGCTGCTGA